One stretch of Synechococcus sp. PCC 7502 DNA includes these proteins:
- a CDS encoding restriction endonuclease subunit S: MSQKDNDSLSKSRLFAGDLVTVRTGYPGTTAVIPPELDGCNCVDIVISRPDTRQIRSSFLALWINSDFGKKQVLEGQGGLAQQHFNVGEVRKLLVKVPTVKEQLRIENFLFMQSNSLLKYQQHLRKLQRLKTGLMQDLLTGKVRVTNLLNQKAPAN; the protein is encoded by the coding sequence ATGTCTCAAAAAGACAATGATTCTCTTAGCAAAAGCCGTTTATTCGCAGGAGATTTAGTTACTGTTAGAACAGGCTACCCAGGGACGACAGCGGTTATTCCACCTGAATTAGATGGCTGTAACTGTGTTGATATAGTGATTTCAAGACCAGACACTCGACAAATTAGATCAAGTTTTTTAGCTTTATGGATTAATTCAGACTTCGGAAAAAAACAAGTTTTAGAGGGGCAAGGAGGATTAGCTCAACAACACTTTAATGTTGGAGAAGTTCGTAAACTATTAGTAAAAGTTCCTACGGTAAAAGAGCAATTACGAATTGAGAATTTTTTGTTTATGCAAAGCAATAGCCTACTGAAATATCAACAGCATTTAAGAAAGCTACAAAGGTTAAAAACTGGACTTATGCAAGACCTCCTAACTGGCAAAGTCCGCGTTACCAATCTCCTCAACCAAAAAGCACCAGCAAATTAA
- a CDS encoding PIN domain-containing protein, whose amino-acid sequence MPDKIFLDTNIIIYSYSQDEPDKQQQAIKCLQSGQPWISTQVINETVNTLRRKFSLDFTQISAVINELTQQLQVATVSVKTIQSAIAISDKYQFSYFDSLIIASSLEVGCNLLYTEDLNDGQKIDYRLTICNPFLK is encoded by the coding sequence ATGCCCGATAAAATTTTCCTCGATACCAATATCATCATTTACAGCTATTCCCAAGACGAACCTGACAAGCAGCAACAGGCGATCAAATGTCTTCAATCAGGTCAGCCTTGGATTAGTACCCAAGTAATTAATGAAACAGTCAACACACTGAGACGTAAATTTTCACTAGACTTTACTCAGATTAGTGCAGTTATCAACGAGCTAACACAACAACTGCAAGTCGCAACAGTTTCTGTAAAAACCATTCAGAGTGCGATCGCCATTTCTGACAAATATCAATTTAGTTACTTTGACAGCCTGATCATTGCCAGTTCCTTAGAAGTTGGTTGTAATCTTCTTTACACTGAGGATCTCAATGACGGGCAAAAAATCGACTATAGGTTAACTATCTGTAACCCTTTTTTAAAATAA
- a CDS encoding ParA family protein, which translates to MIIACANQKGGVAKTTTVISLGGLLLNSGSCLVVATCCIYILLTSCC; encoded by the coding sequence ATGATCATTGCTTGTGCAAATCAAAAAGGTGGGGTAGCAAAAACCACGACAGTTATCTCCTTGGGTGGATTGCTACTAAATTCTGGTTCTTGTTTAGTCGTTGCAACTTGCTGTATTTACATATTGTTAACAAGTTGTTGCTAA
- a CDS encoding DUF86 domain-containing protein: MSRDLESLIDIERAATRILRFSQGIQYSQLIDNNEKLSAILYQVTIIGEATKRISPEFRQSHPEIPWRNLAGMRDIIIHQYDQVDFDIVWDVIQHKLPQLLISLQPLITNFNTPS, encoded by the coding sequence ATGTCCCGTGATCTCGAATCCCTCATTGATATTGAACGAGCAGCTACCCGCATTCTTAGATTTAGCCAAGGCATTCAATACAGCCAACTCATTGATAACAATGAAAAACTATCCGCAATTCTGTATCAAGTTACAATCATTGGCGAAGCAACTAAACGCATATCTCCTGAATTTCGCCAAAGCCATCCAGAAATTCCTTGGCGCAACTTAGCGGGAATGCGAGACATCATCATTCATCAATACGATCAAGTAGATTTTGATATTGTTTGGGATGTCATTCAGCACAAATTACCGCAACTGCTGATCAGTCTTCAGCCCCTAATCACAAATTTCAATACCCCAAGCTAA
- a CDS encoding transposase: MLNPYSSSLTDKEWEIIEPLLPKKKQTRPPTWTKRQILDGILYQLKNGCNWRDMPRDLPPFSTVYRYYKEWKDTGTFTAIMEALHATAREQSKKIKMDNFNHH, encoded by the coding sequence ATGCTAAATCCATACTCAAGTAGCCTAACAGATAAAGAATGGGAAATTATAGAACCATTGCTCCCAAAGAAAAAGCAAACTAGACCGCCAACTTGGACAAAAAGACAAATTTTAGACGGCATACTCTACCAACTCAAAAACGGTTGTAATTGGCGAGATATGCCCCGAGACTTACCACCATTCTCTACAGTGTATCGATACTACAAGGAGTGGAAAGATACAGGTACATTTACTGCGATTATGGAAGCTTTGCATGCAACAGCCCGTGAACAGTCAAAAAAAATCAAAATGGACAACTTTAATCATCATTGA
- a CDS encoding M48 family metallopeptidase, producing MKLDYAVIYSSKRKTLTITVERDRSVVVKAPTGTPPEKINAIVESRKLWLYQKTNHEQKYHPPLPPGKELISGESLPYLGRNYRLELSDSIEEIQFISNRFLVPKAQENHRGEIFKNWYIKKAEEKILPRVQFHAQRMGTEFNLAKITDSKYHWGSCTPKNNLNFNWRLVKAPMFVIDYVIVHELAHLIEPNHTPRFWNVIKAQLATMDKAKQWLKDNGELLEQNL from the coding sequence ATGAAACTTGATTACGCAGTCATCTACTCCTCAAAACGCAAAACGCTCACGATTACAGTTGAGCGCGATCGCTCAGTTGTCGTCAAGGCTCCCACAGGCACACCACCCGAAAAAATTAATGCGATCGTCGAGTCCCGCAAACTATGGCTATACCAGAAAACTAACCACGAACAAAAGTATCACCCACCTCTCCCCCCAGGGAAAGAATTAATTAGTGGTGAGTCTCTACCCTATCTAGGACGCAACTATCGACTAGAGCTATCAGACAGCATCGAGGAAATTCAATTTATCAGTAATCGATTTTTAGTCCCCAAAGCCCAAGAAAATCATCGCGGCGAGATCTTTAAAAACTGGTACATCAAAAAAGCTGAAGAGAAAATTCTCCCCCGCGTTCAATTTCATGCCCAACGCATGGGTACAGAGTTCAACCTAGCCAAGATTACAGACAGTAAATATCATTGGGGTTCCTGCACTCCAAAAAACAACTTAAATTTTAACTGGCGATTAGTCAAAGCTCCCATGTTTGTCATTGACTATGTAATCGTTCACGAATTAGCCCATCTGATAGAGCCTAACCATACGCCGCGTTTCTGGAACGTCATTAAAGCTCAATTAGCCACCATGGATAAAGCTAAACAATGGCTCAAAGATAATGGCGAACTATTAGAACAAAATCTATAA
- a CDS encoding nucleotidyltransferase family protein: MLVLEPLTRNITLPTQEIQEFCQRWHITELALFGSVLRDDFRPDSDIDVLVSFDPNFQRGLSETIQMKEELQTIFQRKIDFIVKSAIERSENWLRRQNILTTAQVIYVP, from the coding sequence ATGCTAGTCCTAGAACCTTTAACCCGTAACATTACCCTACCCACCCAAGAAATACAAGAATTTTGTCAACGGTGGCACATCACCGAACTTGCTCTTTTTGGTTCTGTCCTGCGTGATGACTTTCGCCCCGATAGCGACATCGATGTATTAGTAAGCTTTGACCCAAACTTTCAGCGTGGACTTAGTGAAACAATCCAAATGAAAGAAGAACTACAAACAATCTTTCAGCGCAAAATCGACTTCATCGTTAAATCAGCCATAGAACGCAGCGAAAACTGGCTCCGCCGCCAAAATATTCTCACAACTGCTCAGGTGATCTATGTCCCGTGA
- a CDS encoding ECF-type sigma factor: MDKKSRIKIKEAALLIQEYATISHNLRAIAIESKDQKKLLAIAKALDQMPELLDPLFAKTLKLYMLMADGYSEAELAEKIGESVLTTKQRINALKAGGIRVSRTFKVAQTR, from the coding sequence ATGGATAAAAAATCAAGAATCAAAATTAAAGAAGCGGCATTATTAATTCAAGAATATGCCACGATTTCCCATAACTTGAGGGCAATCGCGATCGAGTCTAAGGATCAGAAAAAACTATTGGCGATCGCTAAGGCTTTGGATCAGATGCCAGAGCTTTTAGACCCATTATTTGCCAAGACCTTAAAGCTGTATATGCTGATGGCGGATGGCTATTCGGAGGCAGAATTGGCGGAAAAGATTGGTGAGTCTGTATTGACGACTAAGCAAAGGATTAATGCACTTAAGGCGGGAGGAATTAGGGTGAGTCGGACATTTAAGGTTGCTCAGACTCGGTGA
- a CDS encoding DEAD/DEAH box helicase has protein sequence MAKWKDVKRKPIAKWKKIKRTIVPPATLEQAIIFLAERCDGAVNQDGQGFNGFDAGYGHWLNQRIETGKPILKKWAASAYKMLSKYKRQLENASIFLPDWEAIANNYLETYPLERAKPKLVNLPEYRLEIHGNYIAAFSPYDPTGVLNEVYKSVSGYVWQKAVEKAWTYDIAQTKNLIDALAQAGLLSRFVIAPEIDQVIAEIEQTKFEQAIAAAEEILELIHEAELDKPLPNGRTLFDHQKEAVQWLLSHREGGIYKGGILADDMGLGKTCSALVAAKAMVKVYNCPILVICPASLKDNWIREAEGVGIAIKVFSWAKLPSPLEQSKYVLIADEAHYAQEMKSARTKGLLALAKSKKCLAAWLLTGTPIKNGRPKNLFPLLVATGHPLSYDKVSYEKYYCAATHKDIGSKSVWDASGAAHLNELSAKTTDIMLRRKKSECLNLPPKIRSFINAEVSKEGLKAYNQEIDELLASYRERVRLNLISDDAEAMVTLGQLRLAGSMAKVETTIAIAEEVLEQGNQVVIFTEFIESAKALHKALGGELLTGATDVKDRQALVDRFQSGESKVFVGTIRAGGVGITLTAASTVILCDRPWTPCDAEQAEDRCNRIGQTNTVNSIWIKFGRVDDLINQIIQQKSERIDLILKGKRKTLRGIASIKDLAKELMEILAS, from the coding sequence ATGGCTAAATGGAAGGACGTTAAACGCAAACCGATCGCCAAGTGGAAGAAAATCAAACGGACGATAGTACCTCCTGCCACTCTGGAGCAAGCAATTATCTTTCTTGCGGAACGATGCGATGGGGCTGTTAATCAAGATGGTCAAGGCTTCAACGGCTTTGATGCTGGCTATGGTCATTGGCTTAACCAACGCATTGAAACTGGTAAACCTATCCTCAAAAAGTGGGCAGCGAGTGCCTATAAAATGCTCAGTAAATATAAACGCCAGTTGGAAAATGCTTCGATCTTCTTGCCAGATTGGGAAGCGATCGCTAACAACTATTTAGAAACCTATCCCCTAGAACGTGCCAAACCAAAGTTGGTAAATTTACCAGAGTATCGCCTTGAAATCCACGGAAACTATATCGCTGCCTTTAGTCCGTATGATCCAACGGGTGTATTAAATGAGGTTTACAAATCTGTCAGTGGCTATGTGTGGCAGAAAGCTGTAGAAAAGGCATGGACGTATGACATTGCCCAAACTAAGAACTTAATTGATGCTCTCGCTCAGGCTGGGTTATTGAGTCGGTTTGTGATCGCTCCCGAAATTGATCAGGTAATTGCTGAGATTGAGCAAACTAAATTTGAGCAAGCGATCGCCGCCGCAGAGGAGATTTTAGAGTTAATTCATGAAGCAGAACTAGATAAACCATTACCCAATGGGCGGACTCTATTTGACCATCAAAAAGAAGCTGTGCAATGGCTACTCTCGCACCGTGAAGGTGGTATCTACAAGGGTGGCATCCTTGCCGATGATATGGGTTTAGGAAAAACCTGTAGTGCTTTAGTAGCTGCAAAGGCAATGGTTAAAGTTTATAACTGCCCAATCTTAGTAATTTGTCCAGCGAGTTTGAAGGATAACTGGATTAGAGAAGCTGAGGGTGTTGGCATTGCGATCAAAGTATTCTCATGGGCAAAATTACCATCACCCCTAGAACAATCTAAATATGTCCTCATTGCGGACGAAGCGCACTATGCCCAAGAAATGAAAAGTGCCAGAACCAAAGGACTATTAGCACTGGCAAAATCTAAGAAATGTCTTGCCGCATGGCTATTGACTGGTACGCCAATTAAAAATGGTCGTCCTAAAAATCTATTTCCATTACTCGTTGCCACAGGTCATCCTCTCAGTTATGACAAGGTTAGCTATGAGAAATATTACTGTGCTGCTACACATAAAGACATTGGCTCGAAGTCAGTGTGGGATGCTTCGGGTGCTGCTCACTTAAATGAGCTTAGTGCTAAGACCACTGACATTATGCTGAGACGCAAGAAATCTGAATGCTTAAATCTACCACCCAAGATTAGATCATTCATCAATGCTGAAGTATCTAAGGAAGGATTAAAGGCATATAACCAAGAAATTGATGAGCTGTTGGCAAGTTACCGTGAACGGGTTAGATTAAATCTGATCTCCGATGATGCTGAAGCAATGGTGACTCTGGGGCAGCTTCGCCTCGCTGGTTCAATGGCTAAGGTGGAAACTACGATTGCGATCGCTGAGGAAGTCTTGGAGCAAGGGAACCAAGTGGTAATCTTCACTGAGTTCATAGAATCAGCTAAGGCTTTACATAAAGCTCTGGGTGGTGAGTTATTAACTGGTGCTACGGATGTGAAAGACCGTCAAGCACTGGTAGATAGATTCCAATCTGGGGAAAGTAAAGTATTTGTCGGGACTATCCGTGCAGGTGGTGTCGGTATTACCTTGACTGCTGCTAGTACGGTAATTCTGTGCGATCGTCCTTGGACACCGTGCGATGCTGAACAAGCTGAAGATCGTTGTAATCGGATTGGGCAGACTAATACGGTTAATTCTATCTGGATAAAATTCGGCAGAGTTGATGACTTAATTAACCAAATAATCCAACAGAAATCGGAGCGCATTGACCTGATCCTCAAAGGTAAGCGTAAAACCCTAAGAGGGATTGCTTCGATTAAGGACTTAGCTAAGGAACTTATGGAGATATTGGCATCTTAA
- a CDS encoding ParA family protein, giving the protein MIIACANQKGGVAKTTTVISLGGLLLNSGSCLVVDLDPQGNLTTGLGVEIQENQITTYEVITERATASDSLMTTSSGLSLMPSDINLAKGEPEILSKVGNFGLLKEFLEPIRYKFDHILIDCPPSLGLLTINGLTAADAVLIPVQCQFFALKGLASLLETIQSVQKRLNPNLKILGVLPTMAEPQTLMTQDVLVSLKKRLQNIHVFDPVPKSIKFSESNLAGEPISVYSGHKKLVQPYQVIADLIQAGNK; this is encoded by the coding sequence ATGATCATTGCTTGTGCAAATCAAAAAGGTGGGGTAGCAAAAACCACGACAGTTATCTCCTTAGGGGGATTGCTACTAAATTCTGGTTCTTGTTTAGTCGTTGACCTAGATCCTCAGGGAAATTTGACCACTGGTTTGGGGGTTGAGATTCAGGAAAATCAAATTACTACATACGAAGTAATTACTGAGCGCGCGACTGCTAGTGACAGCTTGATGACCACATCGAGTGGGCTAAGCTTAATGCCTAGTGATATCAATTTAGCTAAGGGAGAGCCAGAGATTTTATCGAAAGTCGGCAACTTTGGATTGTTAAAAGAATTTCTCGAACCAATTAGGTATAAATTCGATCATATATTAATTGATTGTCCTCCTAGTCTGGGATTGCTAACTATCAATGGGTTAACTGCTGCTGATGCGGTATTAATTCCTGTACAGTGTCAATTTTTTGCACTTAAAGGATTGGCTTCTCTATTAGAGACGATCCAAAGTGTTCAAAAGCGTCTTAATCCAAATTTAAAAATTTTAGGTGTTCTACCAACAATGGCGGAACCTCAAACTTTAATGACCCAAGATGTTCTAGTTTCACTTAAGAAACGATTACAGAATATTCATGTTTTTGATCCTGTACCCAAGTCAATAAAGTTTTCTGAATCAAATCTGGCTGGCGAACCCATTAGTGTTTATTCAGGTCACAAAAAGTTAGTTCAACCTTACCAAGTGATCGCCGATTTAATACAAGCGGGAAACAAATAA
- a CDS encoding type I restriction endonuclease subunit R has translation MQPDKTPPAIKLDERNHVEKPLLDQLKGLGWEVRDLDRTQKPQDSERQSRAKGERASFTEVVLLPILRQQLQIINPWLEPDQIEEVIKQLTANFPSNNLLENNRHLFTLLQENTSISENRKTGEKSPTVKFVDFANTANNSFIAICQFKIRILGTENHIIPDIVLFLNGLPVVVIECKSPKVQDAIPEAIEQLMRYSEQRGAKGEGSAPLFFYNQFIIATCRTEAKFGTITTHNQKYFYRWADPFPRTLEDLDHGASSPNDQQRLIAGMLDQNNLLEIIRNFTLFSVNDKGETIKIVGRYQQFRAVKKAINRLLEGKTPRERSGIIWHTQGSGKSLTMMFMVRAMYRHPNLCQWKVIFVTDRTQLEQQLAETGQNVGFTVKPADSIAALKELLRSDSSDLVMAMIHKFQERDLAETFPELNTSTNILVMTDEAHRSQYSLLGANLDKAIPYATRIGYTGTPIDKTEQVFGDYIDKYTMRQAISDKVTLEIVYEGRTHNAEVPDQSAMDSAFEDVFSEYNLTERLQILGYGSRDAYLEAEPTIAAKAKDIVNHYLQFIFTNGYKAQVVATSREAAVRYKTHIDIALTEAIAQLEISNPHNINLERLKKLKTDVVISSSNNDLPHLKPYTNDPKTKIASFKLPFDSEDNGITGDIGILIVNNMLLTGFDAPVEQVMYLDKVIQAHSLLQAIARVNRVGGADKDKGFVVDYVGVGHHLKKALDSYDEREQKEVEDTLSFPEAEIRQLETDHRTIMEMLAENGLTDLTDTDAFYDLFYDEDIRFKYILAFKQFTRSLNLVYPARQALTFISDHQALAAINVKAEEHFRDSRLSMKGIPAKLRAITDAYLVSTGIDLKIKPISILDDDFEKEVNQRSRTKTKAAAIEHALRHHIDIDLDDDPDLQASFAAALAQILEQFKDNWQQIYIELEKLRQRVRDAENEPTYGLHKKKQMPFFRMFKSELFGNVELNEDLIAQNVALTQQVFMVVERELQLAGFWESIPARSKLKSQIQEILLSIEFNKLPNIRTNRNQIISRVMELAEKNSDRILYAD, from the coding sequence ATGCAACCAGATAAAACGCCCCCAGCCATCAAACTCGATGAACGTAACCACGTCGAAAAGCCCTTACTCGATCAACTAAAAGGCTTAGGCTGGGAAGTGCGCGACCTCGATCGCACCCAAAAACCACAGGATAGCGAACGGCAAAGCCGCGCCAAAGGCGAACGCGCCAGTTTTACCGAAGTTGTCCTATTGCCAATCTTGCGCCAACAACTGCAAATCATTAACCCTTGGCTCGAACCAGACCAAATCGAAGAAGTCATCAAACAACTAACTGCCAACTTTCCGAGCAATAACCTCCTCGAAAATAACCGCCATCTCTTCACCCTGCTCCAAGAAAATACCAGCATCTCCGAAAACCGCAAAACAGGCGAAAAAAGCCCCACCGTTAAATTTGTAGACTTTGCCAATACTGCCAATAACTCCTTTATCGCCATTTGCCAATTTAAGATCCGTATTCTCGGCACAGAAAACCACATCATTCCCGATATCGTCCTTTTTCTCAACGGCTTACCCGTCGTCGTCATCGAGTGCAAATCGCCCAAGGTACAGGACGCAATACCCGAAGCGATCGAACAATTAATGCGTTACAGCGAACAACGCGGCGCAAAAGGTGAAGGCAGCGCACCCCTATTTTTTTATAACCAATTCATTATTGCCACTTGTCGCACCGAAGCCAAATTTGGCACAATCACCACTCACAATCAAAAATACTTTTATCGCTGGGCTGACCCCTTTCCCCGCACTCTCGAAGACCTCGATCATGGAGCTAGTAGCCCCAACGATCAACAGCGTCTCATCGCAGGAATGTTAGACCAAAATAACCTTCTCGAAATCATCCGTAACTTCACCCTCTTCTCCGTCAATGACAAAGGCGAAACCATCAAAATCGTCGGACGTTACCAACAATTTCGCGCCGTCAAAAAAGCAATCAACCGACTCCTAGAAGGCAAAACCCCGCGAGAACGTAGTGGCATCATCTGGCATACCCAAGGCTCAGGCAAATCCCTCACGATGATGTTTATGGTGCGAGCCATGTACCGCCATCCCAACCTGTGCCAATGGAAAGTTATCTTTGTCACCGATCGCACCCAACTAGAACAGCAACTAGCCGAAACAGGTCAAAATGTCGGCTTCACCGTCAAACCTGCTGATAGCATCGCCGCACTCAAAGAACTATTGCGAAGCGACTCCTCCGACCTAGTAATGGCAATGATCCATAAATTTCAAGAGCGTGACCTTGCCGAAACCTTTCCTGAACTCAACACCAGCACCAACATTCTGGTAATGACCGATGAGGCGCACCGATCGCAATACAGCCTACTCGGAGCCAATCTCGACAAAGCCATCCCCTACGCCACACGCATTGGCTACACAGGCACACCCATCGACAAAACTGAGCAGGTCTTTGGTGACTACATCGACAAATACACCATGCGCCAAGCGATTAGCGATAAAGTCACCCTCGAAATTGTCTATGAAGGTCGTACTCATAACGCTGAAGTTCCAGACCAGTCAGCAATGGATAGTGCATTTGAGGATGTTTTTAGCGAATATAACCTTACCGAACGTCTCCAGATTTTAGGCTACGGCTCCCGTGATGCTTATCTCGAAGCCGAACCCACTATCGCCGCCAAAGCCAAAGATATCGTTAACCATTACCTACAATTCATTTTTACCAATGGCTATAAAGCCCAAGTAGTTGCCACCTCTCGCGAAGCCGCCGTCCGCTACAAAACCCACATCGATATCGCCCTAACCGAAGCGATCGCCCAACTAGAAATATCTAACCCCCATAACATCAATCTCGAACGACTCAAAAAGCTCAAAACCGATGTAGTTATTTCAAGCAGTAACAACGATTTACCCCACCTAAAGCCCTATACAAACGACCCAAAGACTAAGATTGCCAGCTTTAAACTGCCCTTTGATAGCGAAGATAACGGCATTACAGGTGATATCGGGATACTCATCGTCAACAATATGCTACTGACTGGCTTCGATGCTCCTGTCGAACAGGTGATGTATCTCGATAAAGTCATCCAGGCACATAGTTTGCTTCAGGCGATCGCCCGTGTTAACCGTGTCGGTGGGGCTGATAAGGACAAAGGTTTTGTTGTTGATTATGTCGGTGTGGGGCATCACCTCAAGAAAGCCCTCGATAGCTATGACGAACGCGAACAGAAGGAAGTCGAAGACACCCTTAGTTTTCCTGAAGCAGAAATTCGCCAGTTAGAAACAGACCATCGGACGATCATGGAAATGCTTGCCGAAAATGGACTGACTGACCTAACCGATACTGATGCTTTCTACGATCTCTTCTACGATGAGGATATTCGCTTTAAATATATTCTTGCCTTCAAGCAATTTACTCGTAGCCTGAACCTCGTTTATCCTGCTAGACAAGCTCTTACCTTTATTTCTGACCATCAGGCGTTAGCTGCTATTAACGTAAAGGCGGAGGAGCATTTCCGCGATTCTCGCCTCAGTATGAAAGGCATCCCCGCCAAACTGCGAGCAATTACCGATGCTTACCTAGTTTCCACGGGCATCGATCTCAAAATTAAACCGATCTCAATCCTCGATGATGACTTTGAAAAGGAAGTCAATCAGAGATCTCGCACCAAAACCAAAGCCGCAGCGATCGAACACGCGCTCCGCCACCACATCGATATTGATTTAGATGATGACCCCGATCTACAAGCATCCTTTGCCGCAGCCCTTGCCCAAATTCTCGAACAATTTAAAGACAACTGGCAACAAATCTACATCGAATTAGAAAAACTCCGCCAGCGTGTTAGAGATGCCGAAAATGAACCTACCTATGGCTTGCACAAGAAAAAACAAATGCCCTTTTTTCGGATGTTCAAAAGTGAGCTTTTTGGCAATGTCGAACTAAATGAAGATCTAATCGCCCAAAACGTAGCATTAACGCAACAAGTGTTTATGGTGGTGGAGCGCGAATTACAACTAGCAGGTTTCTGGGAAAGTATTCCCGCCCGTAGTAAGCTCAAGAGTCAAATTCAAGAAATTCTGCTATCAATTGAATTTAATAAATTGCCGAACATCCGCACCAATCGTAATCAGATTATTTCGCGAGTCATGGAGTTAGCCGAAAAAAATAGCGATCGCATCCTATACGCTGACTAA
- a CDS encoding IS5/IS1182 family transposase — translation MIDSQAVKNTCNASIESKGFCSYKATNGIKRHLAVDTLGFPFFTYLTRANVSDDQGLIEMLTFNIDYFKSKPDDITLTTILLDSGYHIEKLTTDLQKVYPEIMTKIRLEISPKVSKQKQAEKGLSGFVVVPTRWVIERSNAWVERCKILVKNFERTLVNATAKLNLCFIRLMLKRIATHEI, via the coding sequence ATCATTGACTCACAAGCAGTGAAAAATACCTGTAATGCAAGTATAGAATCCAAGGGCTTCTGCTCCTACAAAGCAACTAACGGGATCAAAAGACATTTAGCCGTTGACACTCTGGGATTTCCTTTCTTTACCTATTTAACAAGAGCAAATGTATCAGATGACCAAGGACTGATTGAGATGTTAACGTTTAACATTGATTACTTCAAATCGAAGCCAGATGACATTACCCTAACTACGATATTGCTGGATAGTGGTTATCATATCGAAAAATTGACGACTGATTTACAGAAGGTTTATCCTGAGATTATGACTAAGATTAGGCTTGAAATTTCTCCTAAGGTATCAAAGCAAAAGCAGGCAGAAAAAGGTCTGTCTGGGTTTGTAGTTGTGCCGACAAGGTGGGTAATTGAAAGGTCAAATGCTTGGGTTGAAAGATGCAAAATCTTAGTTAAGAACTTTGAGAGAACTCTCGTTAATGCTACAGCTAAACTCAATCTTTGCTTTATTCGTTTGATGCTAAAAAGAATTGCTACTCATGAGATATGA
- a CDS encoding putative toxin-antitoxin system toxin component, PIN family — translation MKPNVVFDTNILISAVLSPSGKPFQCTALAKRAIITSTTCDEILQEFEEKLIKKLRFEPQRAKSLIDEILDYSTLVKLTEIPRVVIDDPDDDCIVQCALTGKANYIISGDKHLLNLIQYKDIVIVKAASFISLILE, via the coding sequence ATGAAGCCAAACGTTGTATTTGACACCAATATTCTGATATCAGCCGTTTTATCTCCCAGTGGTAAACCATTTCAATGCACAGCCCTAGCCAAAAGAGCCATCATTACCTCCACCACCTGCGATGAAATCCTGCAAGAGTTTGAAGAAAAACTAATTAAAAAACTTCGATTTGAACCCCAACGGGCTAAAAGTTTGATTGATGAAATTCTAGATTATTCCACCCTAGTAAAGCTTACAGAAATTCCTAGAGTTGTTATTGACGATCCAGACGATGATTGCATTGTTCAATGTGCATTAACTGGCAAAGCAAACTACATTATTTCAGGAGACAAACATCTTTTGAATTTAATCCAATACAAAGATATTGTGATTGTTAAAGCTGCCAGTTTCATATCATTAATTCTTGAGTAA